GACATAGACGTGCAGGTCGACGAAGTTGGCGCCGTTCGGGACGAAGTACGTCCAGGCCAGGCGTGCCGCAATGCTGAAGACCAGCAACACGGGCGCCAGGCGGTAGAGCCGCGCGGTTGCTGAGAGCTGGGTGGCCGATTCGGTGTTAACGACACGACTTTAGCGATGCGCCCGGCGGCCGGCGCATCACGCCCGAGGCACTGCCCGATAACGAAATCGACCGTCGCAGTAACGGTTGAATAACCGCCACACGTGTCACTTGAGTAACACCAGTAACTCGATAGTTTCGCCTTCAGACGTTCAAGCAACCGATTGGGAGAACCATGATCTTCACCTGGAAAGCACTTTCCACCAGCATGATCGCGGCCGCCGGCGCAGTCCCGGTCGCGTTGGCACTGAGTGCCGTAGCGAACGCTGAACCCGTGCCGCCGGCTCCGGTTCCCGCGCCGAGCCTGCCGATCGTCAACCAGCTCGCCGGCGTGCCGGCCGCCGCGCCGCAGCTGCTGCAGGGAGTGAGCTCCGCGCTGACCGGTGCCCCGGCAGCCGCTCCGGCCCCGGCTCCGTCGGCCACCGCCTCGGTGACCCTGCCGCAGGCACCCGCCGCCACCGCACCGGCCGCCACGTCACCGCTCGGGTCGCTGCTGCCCGGCGCGACGCCGGCTGCCGCTCCGGCTGCGACCGCTCCGGCCACCGGCCCGGCATCGCTGATCCCGTCCGCCGAGGTGAACATCCCTCAGGTACCCGGGATGCCGTTCCCGCTGCCTCAGAAGGTGAACATCCCGGGTGATCTGGCGTCGCTCGCTCCGGTCGCGGCTCAGTCGGCCCTGCCCGCGGCAGCCCCGTTGGCCCCGGCAGCGGCTGCCGCACCGGCTGTTGCGGCTCCGGCCGTCGCCGCCCCGGCGGCGCTCAACCCGGAGGTCGCAGCCCTGGCTCCGCTGCTGACCGCCGGCCTGCCCTGATCCCCGAACTGGTCTGACCGCCCGAAACGATTGGGAAAGCCATGTCACCGCGTATGTCTCTGAAAACGATGTTCGGCACCGCCGCTGCGATCGGGTCCACCACCCTGTTGCTGTTCAGCAACGCCGTAGCCAACGCTGATCCGGCACCGTTGCCGATCGACGCGGCTCAGGCACCCGGCCTGTCGGCGATGGAGGGCCTGAGCCCGATCATCCAGCAGGCCGCGGCTGACCCAGGCGGCGCCGTACAACTGTTGATGGCGGCCGCGCAGGCGTTCGCTGCCAACAAGTCGGAGTCGGCGGAATCCCGCAACGTCGCAACGGCGGTCAACCATTTCGCGGCTCAGCCCGTCGCCGCACCCGAGCACGTTCCCGCTCTGGGTGCCGGCAACGACGCTCACCTGCCGATGGGTGTCGACCCGGCCCACGCGGCCGGGCCGGCCCCTGAGGCACTGCCCGCCCCCGCTCCTGCGCCTGCGCCTGAAGCCGCACCGGCTCCAGCTCCCGCGCCCGCGGCGGCACCGGCTCCGGCTCCGGAAGCCGCACCCGCACCCGCACCCGCGGCGGTTCCGGCGGCGGCCACGATCCCAGCTCCTGATGCAGCGCCTGCTCCGGCACCCGGCCCCGATGCCGCGCCGGCGGCCGCCGCAGCCCCCGGCTTCGGACCCAACGCGCCGACGAAACAGGACTTCATGTACCCGTCGATCGGCAACGGCTGCCTCAAGGACGGCGGAAACGTTCTGGCGACGGCGATTTCAGTGGCGGGTCCGGCCTCGATCCCGCTGCCCGGCCCGAAGCCCGGCCAGACCGCTTACGTGTTCACCGCGATCGGCACCCCGGGCCCGGCCGCCGAGCAGAAGCTCCCGCTCAACGCCACGTGGGTGAACCTGACGACCGGCAAGTCCGGCAGCGTGACACTGCAGCCGCGCCCGGACCTCAACCCCGAGGGCCCGACCACGCTGACCGCGATCGCCGACACCGGCTCGGGCAGCATCATGACGACGATCTTCGGCCAGGTCACCACGACCGAGATGCAGTGCCAGTTCATGCCCACCATCGGATCCACGGTGGTGCCCTGACACACCATATGAATGGGGAAACGAAATTCCCGGTCGCTGGCCTCTTGGCCGGCGACCGGGAATTTTGTGTGGGGCTGTTTGGGTAAGTCTGATGGCCTAGTAGGCCATGAACAGGATCATCTCGCGGTCGTACTCACGCCCCGGGTGCTGCTGGGCCAGATGCGCCTGGGCCTTCTCGACGAGGTCGTCCTCGTCGGTGCCGCTGATCGCTTCTCCACACGGGCAGTTCAGATGTGTCTTCGCCATATGTTCACCATTGCATAGGTAGCCCAGCTTTCAACCCCGAGTCTGCGCACAGATCGCGAATTCGCGCCGAAACGCGATCTCACCGCAGAGTCGAGGAGAATCAAGACTTGGCGGCCTTGGCTTCTTTCGCAGCGGCCTTCATCTGCTTCTTGTAACTGCGGACCTTCTGCAAGGACCCGGGATCCACCACGTCGGCCACCGACATGAAGCTGCCCGCCTTGCCGTAATCCCCCGCGGCCTCGCGCCAGCCCGCCGGTGTCACGCCGTACTGCTTGCCCAACAGCGCCAGGAAGATCCGAGCCTTTTGGTCACCGAAGCCCGGCAACTGCTTGAGCCGGCGCAACACCTCTTTGCCGTCGGGGTCGCCACCGGTCCACAGGGCGGTCACGTCGCCGTCGTACTCGTCGACGATGGCCCGGGCGAGCTCCTGCACCCGCTTTCCCATCGACCCCGGAAACCGGTGGATCGCAGGGGTTTGCGAAACCACCGCGATGAACTCGTCCGGGTTGTAGTCGGCGATCACGCGGGCATCGACATCACCGAGCCGGTCGGCGATCTTCTTGGGCCCGGCGAAGGCCGTCTCCATCGGAATCTGCTGATCCAACAACATCCCCACCAACAGCGCGAACGGGTTGGATTCCAGCAGAGCGTCGGCCTCCGGATCTTGGACCAGCTGCAGTTTTCCCACGTCGGCCAGTCTAGGACCAGACACGTTTTTGACGTCTGTGTCGGTGCAATGTGCGAATGTGTACGCGATACCCGGTGATGTGCCCATAGGAGATGGACATGAGACGCGTGCTTGCACCTCTTTTCGCAGCGGTGGCTACCGCGCTTGCCCTGGCTGCCACGGCCAACGCGATCCCCGACCAGGGCACGCCGGACTTCGACAACTACATGCAGGGTCTGGACCGCAACGGATTCCACCTCAACCCGGATACTGCCTGGCGCGTCGCTCACCAGGCTTGCACGGGCAGCATCCCGGGGTACATCAGCTGGGAGCTGGCTGCCCAGGGCGTGATCGGCCCGGGCGCCGAGCAGCGGGTGTACGACGTGGCCCGAAAGTACGCCTGCCCCGTGCAATAGGTGAGCTAGCTGCGGCTTCGCCGGGACGCCATCTAAGGTTGGCCCACGATGTCCGGCGAAGTGGCAGTCGCGCTGGCCCTGGCGCTGATCTTGGCGGCGGTTGCCGCCGTCGTCGTCGTGCGCACCCGAAGGGTGGTGGCCACCCCCACCGAACGGGCCGTGCACGCCGCGCTGCACACCGCGGCCCAGGCAGCCCGCGCACTGCGGCAAGGCCTGGACACCGAATCCGCCCAAACCGCCGCACCTTTTCTCCGTGAACTGACCGGCACCGCGGGGCTCGCACTGTTCGACGACGACGCAGCCCTGCTGGCCCGCGACCACGACGACGAGGCGATCTGGCAGTCCGACACCGTCGAGGCCTGCGCCGACACCGCACGGGAATCGATCACTGCGGGCCGCCGGGTACTGCACACCGCCCGGTCGACCGCTGTCGTCGCACAGCCGCTGCTGACCGAAGGCGGCGAGGTGCTCGGCGCGCTGGTGGTACTCGCGCCGGCCAGCCCGGGTCCGGGCATGCTCGGCGCGGTCGGCGAGGTGGCCCGCTACGCCGCCAGCCAGATCGAGCTGGCTGAACTCGACGCATCGCGGGCCCGACTGGACCGGGCCGAGGTGCTCGCCCTGCGCGCCCAGATCAGCCCCCATTTCATCTACAACGCACTCAACACCATCGCGTCGTTCGTCCGCACCGATCCCGACCGGGCCCGCGAACTGGTCCTGGAATTCGCCGACTTCACCCGCTACTCCTTCCGCGCGGCCGGGCAGTACACCACGCTCGCCGACGAACTGCGCAACATCGACCGCTACCTCACTCTGGAGCGGGCCCGGTTCGGCGCCAACCTGCGGGTGCGGTTGCAGGTCGCTCCTGAGGTGCTCAACGTCGTCGTGCCGTTTTTGGCACTGCAACCCCTGGTGGAAAACGCTGTGCGGCACGGGCTGGCGGGCAACGGCGGCGGATCGGTCGAGATCGTCGCCCGCGACGCAGGCACCGAATGCGTGATCACCGTCGAAGACGACGGCGCGGGCATGGATCCCGACACGTTGCGCGCGGGTCCCGGTGACGCACTGGCCGGCCGTACCGGTGAGTCCGCGCATGTCGGATTGACCAATGTGGACCATCGGCTGCGCGCGGCATTCGGCAACGATTACGGTCTGGTGGTCGAGACAGCGGTGGGTGCGGGCACCAAAGTGGTGATGCGTGTGCCGAAGTTCCGCTCAGGGGTTCGAGCCGGCGGAGGTGCGTTGGGGTGAGCTCCAACCTGACCGTGCTCGCCGTCGACGATGAGGCACCCGCCCTCGACGAGTTGGCCTATCTGCTGGGCCGGCATCCCGATGTCGGTGAGGTGCACACCGCGTCCGACGCCACCTCGGCGCTGCGCGAACTCAACCAGCACGCCATCGACGCGGTGTTCCTCGACATCAACATGCCCGGCCTGTCCGGCATCGAATTGGCCGGGGTGCTATCCAATTACGCCGACCGGCCCGCCGTGGTGTTCGTGACCGCCCACGAGGACAAGGCCGTGGCGGCCTTCGACGTCGGCGCCGTCGACTATCTGCTCAAGCCGATCCGGCAGAACCGGTTGGACGAGGCTGTCCGTCGAGTCGCCGCCGGCGTCGCGGCTGCGCCGTCCACCCGTGCCGAACCGAGCCAGCCCGAAGACCGGGACTGGGATGTGGTGCCCGCCGAACTGGGCGGCATCACCCACCTGGTACCCCGCGACAGCATCGGCTGGGTCGAAGCCGAGGGTGACTATGCTCGCCTGCACTCGACCACCGGTGCGCACTTGGTCCGAATCCCGTTGAGCACGTTGGAAACCCGCTGGCGTGACCACGGGTTCCAGCGCATCCACCGCTCCTACCTGGTGTCGCTGCGGCAGGTCACGGGGCTGCGCACCGCCGACGGCGCGGTGCTGGTGCGACTACGCGCCAACGGAACCTCCCCGGCCGTCGAACTCCCGGTGAGCCGGCGCCAGGCCCGCGAACTGCGCGACCGGCTGGTCCGCGATCCGATGCGTTCCCTGAAACCGGCGGGCAGCGATGAGTGAGCGACCTGGTTCCTCTGGACGGCCCGCCGCCGCACGCGAACGCGTCGTGCTCGCCCACCGCCGCGGAACCCGCATGGTGCGCACCCGGGTGGAGGTGGCCGAGCAGACGCAAGTGGGCGACGCACTGGTGCGCGGCCTGGTGCGCACGCAGTTGGGACTCGCCTTGCGCCTGGCCGCGGTGGTGATCACGGTCGTAGTAGCACTGGTTCTGCTCAATTCCGCCGTACCGGAGCTGGCCGCCCTCACCGTGTTCGGGATCCGGCTCAACTGGCTGATCCTCGCCGGGCTGCTGTACCCCTTGTTGTACGGCGTGGGTCGGCTCTATATCCGGCTGGCCGAGCAGGGCGAGCGGGATTTCGTCCGCGTCGTCGACAGCGAACCATGACCGGCGCACCGCTGACCGCCGCGGCCCTGCTGGCCGCGGTCGTGGCCACCATCGCCATCGGCGCATACGGAGTCCGGTTGTCGCGCACCACTTCCGACTTCCTGGTGGCCTCACGCAGCGTCGGCCCGCAGTGGAACGCCGCCGCGATCTCCGGTGAATATCTTTCCGCCGCCTCGTTTCTCGGAGTCGCCGGCCTGATCGCGAAATACGGCGCCGACGCGCTGTGGTACCCGGTCGGTTTCACCGCGGGCTATCTGGGTGTGCTGCTGTTCGTGGCGGCACCGCTGCGACGCTCGGGGGCCTACACCGTCCCAGACTTCGCCGAATTCCGGCTCGGCTCGGCGCGCCTGCGCAAGGTCGCCATGCTCGTCGTCGTGGTGATCTGTTTGTTCTATCTGGCGCCGCAGTACCAGGGCGCCGGTCTTGCCCTCAAAACGCTTCTGGGCGTTCCGGTCTGGATCGGGCCACTGCTGGTCGCCGGAATCGTCATCACCAACGTGGTGGCCGGCGGCATGCGCTCGATCACGTTCGTCCAGGCCTTCCAGTACTGGCTCAAACTCACCGCGATCGCGGTTCCCACCCTGGCACTGCTCGGTTTGTTCATCAGCGACCGCGGTGAACTGGGCGGCCCACTGCCGCCCACGGTGCAACAGCAGACCACGGTGCAGGTCGAGACCGAGGTGGTCGTCCAGGTGATCGCACCGGCCGGCATCACGGTGTCCGGCGACCTGGACGGCAGACACGTCGACTCCGCGACGATCACCGCGCCCGGACAACACACCCTCGGCGCAGGCACGACGCTGACGCTGGCCGCGGGCGCCGCCACTCCCGTGGTGGCAGGCACACCGGGCACGGGCAGTGAATGGATCGCCTCGGGCGGGGGCCTCGGCGGTGGACATCCGCTCTACCAGGTGTTGTCCATCATCGTCGCGACATTCCTGGGCACCATGGGGCTGCCGCACGTACTGGTCCGCTTCTACACCAATCCCGACGGCCGGGCCGCCCGCCGTACCGCCCTGGCGGTGGTGGCGCTGCTGTCGGTGTTCTATCTGTTCCCGATCCTGCTCGGGGTGTTCTCGCGGTTGTACGTCCCGCAGCTCCTGATCACCGGAACTGCCGACGCCGCAGTACTTTTGGCACCGGGTGCGGCCGTCGGCGGAATCGGCGGCCAACTGCTGGCCGCCCTGGTCGCCGCCGGCGCCATCGCGGCGTTCCTGGCCACGTCCTCCGGCCTGCTGATCAGCGTCGCCGGCGCGCTGGCCACCGATGTGCTGCGCGGCCGGGTGCGCGACTTCCGGATCGCCGCGGTGATCGGCGGGCTGATCCCGATCCCGCTGTCACTGATGGTCTCGGGACTGGAGCTGTCGCGCAGCGTCGGGTTGGCATTCGCGGTCGCGGCGTCCACCCTGTGCCCGCTACTGGTGCTCGGCATCTGGTGGCGCGGCCTGACAGCGATCGGCGCGGCCTGCGGCCTCGTGGTGGGTGGATGTGTCTGCGGCGGCGCGGCACTCGCGGCGATCACCGGCGGCGTCGATGACCATGTGCTCGGCGGATGGCCCGCGGTGATGGTGGGCTACCCGGCAGCGGTCAGCGTGCCACTCGCCTTCCTCACCATGATCCTCGTCAGCCTGTTCACCCGGCCCACCCCCCGGCGTCGCCCAGATCTTCGCGCGCATGCATGTCCCGGAGCGCCTCGGCCTCGGCGTCGAGCGGGTGCCCGCAGGCTGAACCGCCTGCCGTTCAGCCTCGACGACCGACCGCTCGGCGCAGCGATGACCGGATTCGGCGTATCGACCCCGATACCCGCCCCATGTGACCCAGCTCTCAATTAGGTTCAGGCGCGATCCGCTCTCACAGCCAATTGTCAGGAGACCTCGGGTGACCGAAACCGACCTTCCCGAGAGGGTTGCCCCCACCGGGGAGCAGTTCCTCGCCATGCAGGCCAGTCCTGAATTCCAGGAGTTGCGTACCCGCCTGCGCCGCTTCGTCTTTCCCATGACCGCGTTCTTCCTGGTCTGGTACGCCCTCTACGTGGCCCTGGGCGCCTTCGCCCACGATTTCATGGCCATCCGGGTTGTCGGCAACATCAATGTCGGCCTGCTGATCGGGCTGGGCCAGTTCTTGACCACGTTCCTGATCACCGGGTTGTACGTGCGCTTCGCCAACAGGGAGCTCGACCCGAGGGCCACTGCCATCCGCGAAGAGCTGGAGGGCAACCGATGACCATCACGACGCTCGCCGCCGAAACCGTCGGTAACCCGGTGGCCAACATCGGCATCTTCAGCCTGTTCGTGGTCGTCACGATGATCGTGGTGATCAAGGCCAGCAAGCGCAACGCCACCGCCGACGAGTTCTTCACCGGTGGCCGCGGCTTCTCGGGCCCGCAGAACGGCATCGCCATCGCCGGTGACTACCTGTCGGCGGCCAGCTTCCTCGGCATCGCCGGTGCCATCGCCGTGTACGGCTACGACGGCTTCCTCTACTCCATCGGTTTCCTGGTGGCCTGGCTGGTGGCCCTGCTTCTGGTGGCCGAATTGCTGCGCAACACCGGCAAATTCACCATGGCCGACGTGCTGAGCTTCCGGCTCAAACAACGTCCGGTCCGACTCGCCGCAGCCATCTCGACGCTCACCGTCTCGCTGTTCTACCTGCTGGCCCAGATGGCCGGCGCCGGCGGCCTGGTCGCCCTGCTGCTCGACGTCAACAGCCGGACCGGCCAGTCCATCGTGATCGCCGTCGTCGGCATCCTGATGATCGTCTACGTCTTGGTCGGCGGCATGAAGGGCACCACATGGGTGCAGATCATCAAGGCCGTGCTGCTGATCGCCGGCGCCGCACTGATGACCGTGATGGTGCTGGGCAAGTTCGGGTTGAACTTCTCCGAGATCCTCGGTTCGGCTCAGTCGGCGATCTCCGGGGCCACCACCAAGGGCGTATCCAGCCGCGACGTGCTGGCCCCGGGCGCACAGTACGGCGGCTCGCTCACCTCGCAGATCAACTTCATCTCGCTGGCACTCGCGTTGGTGCTCGGCACCGCCGGCCTGCCGCACGTGCTGATGCGCTTCTACACCGTGCCGACCGCGAAAGAGGCTCGACGATCGGTGGTCTGGGCCATCGCGCTGATCGGCGCCTTCTACCTTTTCACCCTGGTGCTCGGCTATGGGGCGGCCGCGTTGGTCGGGCCGGACCGGATCCTCGGTGCGGCAGGCGGCGTCAACTCGGCGGCGCCGCTGCTGGCCTTCGAACTCGGCGGGGTGATCCTGCTCGGCGTCATCTCGGCGGTGGCGTTCGCGACGATCCTTGCCGTGGTGGCCGGGTTGACCATCACCGCGTCGGCGTCATTCGCGCACGACATCTATGCCTCAGTTTTGAAGACGCACAAGGTGTCCGAGGACGAGCAGGTGCGGGTCTCCCGCATCACCGCGGTGGTCCTGGGTGTGTTCGCGATCGGACTCGGCATCCTGGCCAACGGACAGAACGTGGCGTTCCTGGTCGCCCTGGCATTCGCCGTGGCGGCCGCGGCCAACCTGCCGACCATCCTGTACTCGCTGTACTGGAAGCGGTTCAACACCCGCGGTGCACTGTGGAGTATGTACGGCGGCCTGATCTCGACCATCGTGCTGATCGTGTTCTCCCCCGCCGTATCGGGCAGCAAGACCGCGATGATCCCCGGCGCGGACTTCGATTTCTTCCCGCTGGCCAACCCCGGCATCGTTTCCATTCCGCTGGCTTTCGCACTCGGCATCATCGGCACGCTCACCTCTCCCGACACCGGGAACGCCGAGCTCGATGCCGAGATGGAGGTGCGTTCGCTGACCGGTGTAGGCGCCGAGAAGGCCGTCGCACACTAGGCCCCGCCGTTTCCGTGGAATAACAGGCTGGGCGGCGCCGCTACCATTCAGCGTGCGCCGCCTCGCCTTTCCCTTCCTCGCCTACGCGTTCGCCGCGATCATGGTGGGCACCACGCTGCCGACCCCGATGTACGCGCTCTACGCCGACCGCATGCATTTCGCGGTGCTCACCACAACGGTCATCTATGCCACCTACGCCGGCGGTGTGCTGTTCGCACTGCTGGTGTTCGGCCGCTGGTCCGACGCAGTGGGCAGGCGGCCCATGCTGTTGGCCGGTGTGGCCG
The window above is part of the Mycolicibacterium fortuitum subsp. fortuitum genome. Proteins encoded here:
- a CDS encoding DUF1059 domain-containing protein, which encodes MAKTHLNCPCGEAISGTDEDDLVEKAQAHLAQQHPGREYDREMILFMAY
- a CDS encoding HhH-GPD-type base excision DNA repair protein — protein: MGKLQLVQDPEADALLESNPFALLVGMLLDQQIPMETAFAGPKKIADRLGDVDARVIADYNPDEFIAVVSQTPAIHRFPGSMGKRVQELARAIVDEYDGDVTALWTGGDPDGKEVLRRLKQLPGFGDQKARIFLALLGKQYGVTPAGWREAAGDYGKAGSFMSVADVVDPGSLQKVRSYKKQMKAAAKEAKAAKS
- a CDS encoding DUF732 domain-containing protein; protein product: MDMRRVLAPLFAAVATALALAATANAIPDQGTPDFDNYMQGLDRNGFHLNPDTAWRVAHQACTGSIPGYISWELAAQGVIGPGAEQRVYDVARKYACPVQ
- a CDS encoding sensor histidine kinase, with the translated sequence MSGEVAVALALALILAAVAAVVVVRTRRVVATPTERAVHAALHTAAQAARALRQGLDTESAQTAAPFLRELTGTAGLALFDDDAALLARDHDDEAIWQSDTVEACADTARESITAGRRVLHTARSTAVVAQPLLTEGGEVLGALVVLAPASPGPGMLGAVGEVARYAASQIELAELDASRARLDRAEVLALRAQISPHFIYNALNTIASFVRTDPDRARELVLEFADFTRYSFRAAGQYTTLADELRNIDRYLTLERARFGANLRVRLQVAPEVLNVVVPFLALQPLVENAVRHGLAGNGGGSVEIVARDAGTECVITVEDDGAGMDPDTLRAGPGDALAGRTGESAHVGLTNVDHRLRAAFGNDYGLVVETAVGAGTKVVMRVPKFRSGVRAGGGALG
- a CDS encoding LytR/AlgR family response regulator transcription factor; this translates as MSSNLTVLAVDDEAPALDELAYLLGRHPDVGEVHTASDATSALRELNQHAIDAVFLDINMPGLSGIELAGVLSNYADRPAVVFVTAHEDKAVAAFDVGAVDYLLKPIRQNRLDEAVRRVAAGVAAAPSTRAEPSQPEDRDWDVVPAELGGITHLVPRDSIGWVEAEGDYARLHSTTGAHLVRIPLSTLETRWRDHGFQRIHRSYLVSLRQVTGLRTADGAVLVRLRANGTSPAVELPVSRRQARELRDRLVRDPMRSLKPAGSDE
- a CDS encoding DUF485 domain-containing protein, which translates into the protein MTETDLPERVAPTGEQFLAMQASPEFQELRTRLRRFVFPMTAFFLVWYALYVALGAFAHDFMAIRVVGNINVGLLIGLGQFLTTFLITGLYVRFANRELDPRATAIREELEGNR
- a CDS encoding solute symporter family protein, which gives rise to MTITTLAAETVGNPVANIGIFSLFVVVTMIVVIKASKRNATADEFFTGGRGFSGPQNGIAIAGDYLSAASFLGIAGAIAVYGYDGFLYSIGFLVAWLVALLLVAELLRNTGKFTMADVLSFRLKQRPVRLAAAISTLTVSLFYLLAQMAGAGGLVALLLDVNSRTGQSIVIAVVGILMIVYVLVGGMKGTTWVQIIKAVLLIAGAALMTVMVLGKFGLNFSEILGSAQSAISGATTKGVSSRDVLAPGAQYGGSLTSQINFISLALALVLGTAGLPHVLMRFYTVPTAKEARRSVVWAIALIGAFYLFTLVLGYGAAALVGPDRILGAAGGVNSAAPLLAFELGGVILLGVISAVAFATILAVVAGLTITASASFAHDIYASVLKTHKVSEDEQVRVSRITAVVLGVFAIGLGILANGQNVAFLVALAFAVAAAANLPTILYSLYWKRFNTRGALWSMYGGLISTIVLIVFSPAVSGSKTAMIPGADFDFFPLANPGIVSIPLAFALGIIGTLTSPDTGNAELDAEMEVRSLTGVGAEKAVAH